ttcatccaaccccagtcTTCATGTcttggtacatgtacctgtcgaatacatgaatcaggctgagcccaaacaactcctccttgattaacttctcttttgatgtgctcttgaaaagaacctcttgtaggcggaattgcaccataatgccgctgcttcctggcaaacaattcacatcgtgcctcgcttcATACTTAAGCCAAAAAAGAACGTCAAGCTGACCTCTTCCCTTTCCCacgacaattcgacaaagtgtcACATCCACTGAATGGATAGACGAAAGGAagagcagctacacaaggaccaaacgcatttgataagtcacgtacaggaagccatcaaaagtctTGATTCGTTCCATAACCTACCCACAATGTGTCCTACCTAGTTTTGCAATTGCTGTAATTCACACTTaaatctgtgtcagtactacataaaattacattttacaacacttttcataatcatgcggAACATGGACAATCCTTCGTGTATCTACTTCTTCATCATTACAAGGGGTAGATAGGAAGTAtccttattgaaattgcaaagaatattttcaccatgagtaacattcacatttttattagtctcttaagaagcaattttgtcagcaagaaacttgaacaatttcatttcgttgtcatcttcacagagaaaactactccaaacccttggcgttctaccagaaccaacacctttccatctggcacaaaatttttgcctttgtcttgtcacagcctttaaattattcattaagtAAACATCAAATGcaatgtctactcttgaatacttatcgatgcaaaattttatgtaaggcagtatgacatcatttgcataatcatcaaatatttttgcccaaGTTTGagacctggaattaaccattgctgtccaaccaacgataaatgcgtccgaatttggatcagaaaatcgcagaatgtttcaagtaaacacatttgcagcgatttaataccactatttcaagaaACATCTTGAGATAAAGACGGACGGGAGAAGTTTGGTTTTGATGGATACAGAAATATTTCAggtaaaactgtctactgtgacaagaaatgaaaagtctagaaaagatatcgcaatcacttttaaggtttctagctttgtttttgacaaagaagtttccagtttcattttacgGCCAAAAAAAGaagttgatatttttatttggttataaaaagcaggctctccttcgttttgcatttgcttcaaaagatcttcgtattgtttggaccaatatcttggaatttatttacatattttacttgttcaacaatttcctaaatggagtattttttttacaaatctgacgactcttctagaattgaatttccaaactcgttcatcactttacAAAGTCTTAAAAGCTGTTTAAAGACATCtattgtgttttcgtagagtcttcattaggTCGTTCATCTGTTatagaatgacccaaaccacaagatctttcaaattcatcttctggtatactgactcctggtccagctTTGTCTAAATTggatcttcggttaatcctatggcaccaacATCGTCCtttacaattgcattattctgtttttgtgcatgatcaattgtgttataagaaagaaatttgctggtcctacgtacagtgaaattatcattttcaaattccattgccacctgtgggtgatgttcgggaagggaaTTCATATCTTGAAGATTGGTCGGTAACGctcgagcataatttacacgatcaagacctaaaacaatacgctatcatgctttatatggactgttgtAAAGTACAAAATCTCACTCATGAAATtagcataataccaaaatcagaagaagttcttaatttataattgaacgccaggaatgaaACTGTGGTTGAGATGACTCTatacaccagtcttttaaatcattgaacgtcacatgacataattatacattctgagtttagctttcataatccgaaattaacagttcaagcaaaatacatgaagttgtctgatgcgcctgtctagtcctaggtacatttcaacatacataaaaataatCTGCCGTTCTTtgtgttgcaatattggcttcagtaagacaacacGTCCATCCCCTATCACGCAATTTATCACAaagagttttataacaagtcatttcaatgtgcaatccaccaaacatgacgataaacttCTCTTTTCCGTAAAAATCAGGCAATTCCCAGTGAACTTGCTCACTAGGCATTATCAAAAGTGGCTGATCTAcagttacaattgatgtttctACGGGATTCAGCACATTTTCGCCTTATCCATCGAATACTtgagaattgcctggtagtgcatacaaatcgctcttgatgtctataaatagttagcacatgcgcaaaagtgttaaacacatgtgtatcataaccttgaaaaatgttattaaaccaattcataatatcattagcaatccaaaaacactaaatatatagtaaatagttcaaatgtttttgaaagaattttgtaacattttcgcgcatgcgcagaTAATGGATATGTCAAATactcatttttttataaatatgtgatgtaaggaaggtaTCCGCCAAACCtgataattggtttttactaaaagaagttcaaagaaaagttttccagaaaaatcagtatattcaaactgaagaaaacagccattttagaaaatggccgtggccatcttgaaaaaaaaattttttttaatggccagcagttatttctttaaaagtatataatagtgatgctttgtggtaactttcatgcttgtatcatcatttgcacaattccctcgattttgcttgctaatatcttccaaaTTTAAAATAAGATTCTACCGTTTGAAATCAATTGGAAAATCCTGATATATAGCACACTATTATATTATTACATTGTGCAACGTATACATTTATAGCCTAAAAAAGAAGGCGAAAGTAGTAACAAACCATGCGttcattaaattcaaaaaaaaaatatccgcaGGGAAAgggggtcttcagaaatactgtgaaagtGTTTACTTGCGTAATGGTTTTAATCATATGTGGATTCTAAAgaactctaaagaacttctggataattttaaatttcgatctttttctgaaattagttctttTGAAACTAtagatttttcaaccctgtatacaaccattccccatgagaaattgaaaaaatcgtctaaaagaaataatacacaatgtttttcaacataaaatacGCTttgaatttattactttgggataccatacggcatattttgttaatagtgaactaaaaggtaaaacatgctacacagagaaACAAGTGATCAGTGTGCtagagtttcttattgacaacataatTGTAAAAATTGGAGGTAATTGAAGGCAActgtataccgatgttcaaaagtcatgaatcgattgagagaaaaacaacaaatccgggttacaaactcaaactgagggaaacacatcaattataagaggaaaacaacgaaacaacagaaacactgaatgaagtgcaaaaaaaaaaaaaacccaaccacaATGCAACTTGCATAGAAACGAACTCTTAGATAAAAGCTGCCATAATCaggatattcctgacttggtacatgatatctaaagaaaaaatggtgggttgaacctgtttaTGTGACTAGTCAAACCAAGCGGTTTATGGCAATGCTAATTATacgctaaaatgacaaaattacaggAATACAGAACAAATAAATGCATgaacaactttttttcaaaattgtcggcattcctatgagAACGAACTGTGCTCTTCATAtgagtcggagttccttcagacacttgtcaaaaacaagaagatcaaagaagccaggtcatttaatttcacaatcagttatattgatgatgttgtgttcattaaaaatcaaaaattgtctgaattggttccattaatatatcatACAGAACATGAAGTTATAGAAAAACAGAGACgacttcctccgcctcattttagACCTATGCCTTGAATTTGTTATAtacggtcatctcagtaccagaatctatgacaaaagagaccattttaattttgaaattatcaatttccccacCTTAGTACATGTAGCAATATAaaaacttcacctgcatatgggatattcATTTCCAAGCTTATTTGGTATACAAGAGcctgcagctgctactcagactttgtaaaacggtACCAGTGTCTTTGCAGAAAGTTGGTTAACCATTCATAAGATCAGTTAGATGATCACTGAAAGTCAACgcgaaaaaattgcaaaaagaaAGTCATTAGTTATGTATGTTTAAGGTTGTTTCGTATTCCAAAAAAATATGTCTAAAGAGCAAATCATACGGACGCAAAACAATCAAATTATTAAGTTTACTTGTCATACATATAAATAGAAATTAATGGAAATGAAAGGAAAGGGTTATACATGTACGCATGGAAGACGACATTCTTTCGACATAGTTTATTTATTTCAAGCTCAGCCCGAGCAACAAAGTTCTCAAAAAAGTTGTAGAGACAAACAAagatctgtcatttttttttaataattagttAGCCCTCAATTTTTATTTATCGTTATTAATGGAGATGGGAGTATATATAAGACAGAAATCAAACGACTAGATCTATGATAAAAGACGTCTAGGAGTCAGCACCGGTTTTACCTTATTAACTAATAAGTGACCCCCTCTAAAAATAAGAATTCCAGGATTCATTTATGCAAGCAAAGTTAGTATTAACTATACACTGTATTTATCTGCACTATCGGTTCGGTTAATTCTTTAAATACATCTGTTTTGTTAATTCTGAAAATACATCGGTTGGATCCCTACAACAAATCAGATTTGAGATCACTCTCAGTTGCTGACAGTTAGGTTAGTTCAAAGCTTAGAACtttaaaaatcatgcatcttgtACTTTTAAAAATACCAATCAGTGCACATACTAGAATGGGTTTAGTGTAGAGACGCAATTTATagtcagaaaaaaaacatgacaatgTGCTACAAATTGTATATTCATATATGAATGTGGGCATATGTAGATAAAACAATACTTTTTAGTTTGATTTGAATCTACTGATAACTAAATAAACAttctaccaataaaaacaatattcaaagaccTTATAACACTGTTGAATTGGAAAACTTTTATGATTAGTTTATCTAAAGGATCGATGCATCTACACAGGTTGAATCTCAAGTTCCAGGCTCAATGAATAAACAACATCTTCATAAGAATAAAGATGTGCTATTGCGTTTGCAATAAGTTTTCAAAACAATACAGAAAACCCGTTATAAAGTCCAAAATCGgaaaatgataaataatatttGAATGGTATCATGATGAGAATTAACAGAAAGTGAATGTAGAtacttcaaatatttattaatgtGTACAACAATAAAACTTTACGTTGTTCAGTGCTGTGTCGTCCCCTTTACCTTGGGGTTTTTCAATTTTGACTTTAAGTCCACATATTGCAGACCCATGAGGACAGTTGTTACTCCATGCTCCAAATGTTCCCCACATTCCTTTAGTTCCTATTCTACGTGTTGCTCCACCATTGACCCTTCTGCACCTAAATCTTACATAGTTTGCAGCTGTATCATCTCCTTTCCcctgaaacaaatattttttcataatcgttagttttttaaataatattttaacttGAAAAATCGTTTAATGATACCAATGAATGTTTAccattataattttatatttcatgtaaattAAAATTACTTTAAGACTTGACGTCGCAAAATATTTTAACTTTCAATTAATTCTGTGGTAAATGCAGGGAGCAATACAAAACTCAAACAATCGTTAAAAGGCTTTTAGTATATGTATTGAGCTTTAAGGCGACGTCAATCTTCCCAGTATTTGAGCAATAGAAATAagttacattttatacaatatacatttACATTGTGGAAAAAACATGTAGGATTAAGAAACAAGCAAACAAGCAAGTGCTTTTAATAATATGTCAATTTTGCCTTTAAATATTACATCcagagcgttcctggtgaagatATACATATGGAATTGAAAATACGCTGTTTTCATTTGTGAAAGCTTGTTTCAATCTTTAAAAAACCAGCagtacaggttttttttttgtcgtttctaTTGGCTATTCGGTTAATGACGTCgtttgatacaaaatttaaatgccAACGAAACATGGCAAATCATCTTAAACTGTTATGAATATCACTGCCTTtacaaatatgtataaaatatcCACTAAGAAAgcacaattttatgaaaattataaatttgtGTTAATCTCATGTTAAAATCACACAGTAACATGAGTACTATTATAAGGCATTAACGCTAGTATGAATTATGCAAAATATAAGTTTCCTGGCGCAACAAGATATTTTTCAGAAGTTCTCCACATCTACAAATGTAACACGAcgtaaaaaatatgtatgtttccAAAAAAGCAAATGAAGTTAGATCTGTcattatacatttgaaaatacagatttgacattattttcatttacctgtctGTCTTCAACCTGCAAACGAAATCCAACAAATCgtttaccagagggacagtttaTTGTACTCGACCATTGACCCCATCGTCCTTCATGCGCCCAAATAGTTCCACCAGTATTAGGAGAGTTATGTCCCTTCCGACACTTTAGACGTATAGCATTCAGTGCAGTGTCATCTCCTTTTCCTTGTCTTCCTTCAATCTTATACaagatatataaagaaaataaaaattgaacaatGTTGAGGAAAATAGGACACCTAACTTTTCTTCGAAAGAGTAGTAAaaggattgaaaaaaaattaacatgtttaaatatggTAGATTTATTGAGTAAAATACATATCtgacatggctctgtacttatacatcccgtcaatgtgttattgtactatggtaactGTGGCATTCTTGTCTTTAAATTTTGCTAATATGCCTGGTCTATATGcaattttgtgcttctttgttacatatttgtttgtttttaaagtgattaagattataacacagtgtTGATGACAtaggactcggacttctcttaaagtgagttttactatgcgttttgttttgcgtttgtttttctacattggctagaggtaaaggtggaacatgtttaaccctgccgcattt
This genomic window from Mytilus galloprovincialis chromosome 9, xbMytGall1.hap1.1, whole genome shotgun sequence contains:
- the LOC143046736 gene encoding vitelline membrane outer layer protein 1-like translates to MLSYMTICFSVSVLLTVVNGAMDPEARITSLDRTHASAAQRTVTKVLWVHNGGPWGTWSRPEFCAKGYFASGFSLKIEGRQGKGDDTALNAIRLKCRKGHNSPNTGGTIWAHEGRWGQWSSTINCPSGKRFVGFRLQVEDRQGKGDDTAANYVRFRCRRVNGGATRRIGTKGMWGTFGAWSNNCPHGSAICGLKVKIEKPQGKGDDTALNNVKFYCCTH